Proteins found in one Homalodisca vitripennis isolate AUS2020 chromosome 4, UT_GWSS_2.1, whole genome shotgun sequence genomic segment:
- the LOC124359166 gene encoding uncharacterized protein LOC124359166: MACSMILAALLAVFTISSYINESYSSINNQKIFNLHTKQNVLRRLEKREAELEGTGEPTSPLPTADSEVPLDPSDMGTVRNRTRKGHERRRDGQRRDHHPSNGRGCHGKIERRTTKKPISNESPKADFKRVYNNGEGVHLYDADYLSLDSHHAESHERRNRRRGFKCQGKETTDEREGEEEFPQKDE, from the exons ATGGCCTGCAGTATG attttgGCTGCTCTTCTTgcagtttttactatttcttCGTATATTAATGAATCTTATTCATCAATAAACAATCAGAAAATTTTCAAtcttcatacaaaacaaaatgtattaagaaGACTGGAGAAGAGAGAAGCAGAATTGGAAGGTACAGGTGAACCTACTAGTCCTCTACCTACTGCCGATAGTGAAGTCCCTTTAGATCCGTCAGATATGGGAACAGTCCGCAACAGAACGAGAAAAGGACATGAAAGAAGGAGAGATGGGCAAAGACGAGACCATCATCCTTCAAACGGAAGAGGTTGCCATGGGAAAATAGAAAGACGAACTACTAAGAAACCAATATCAAACGAATCTCCTAAAGCTGACTTTAAAAGAGTGTATAATAACGGTGAGGGTGTTCACCTTTATGATGCTGACTACCTTAGTCTAGACTCACATCACGCTGAAAGTCATGAACGACGAAACAGGAGGAGAGGTTTTAAGTGTCAAGGTAAGGAAACGACCGATGAAAGAGAAGGAGAAGAAGAATTTCCTCAGAAGGACGAGTAA